The sequence below is a genomic window from Rhodococcus sp. 4CII.
TCACGGAGTCGAGTTCCTCGCCGGCGATGGTGACTCGGACGAAGCTGGGGCTGATCTGCTTGGCGGCGACCACGCGCGCCGACGCGATCCGGCGACTCTGAGGTTTGACGAACTTGGTGCGTTGGGCCATGGCTGCGAAGTCTCCCCGGGTGCGAAAGCTGTGTTGTCAGGTAAGCCTAACCAACTGTCGGTTGTTCGGGGCGGTGTGGGCGGTCGAGCAGCACGACCTTCGGCGGCAGACCCCACTCGTTGCGACCGAGGCGGCTCAGGGGTGCGAGAGTCTCGAAGTCCGGCAACCCGTCGTCGGCGACCGCCTCGGACCGGACCGCTATCGCCGCCACGTCACCCATCACCACGAACGAGTCGCCGACCGGTATCACCTGCTTCAGGGTGCATTCGATGGCGACGGGCGAACCCGCGACCCGGACGGGCCGCACCCGCTCGCTGGGTTCGGTGTCGATGCCCAGCGCGGCGAACTCGTCGACGTGGCTGTCGTACGTCGCCGAACTGGCATTGACCGCCGACATCAGGGGTTCGGTTGCCAGGTTGATCACGAACTCGCCCGTCGCCTCGATGTTGCGGAGGCTGTCCTTGCGGGTGACCGACGTGAACTGCACCACCGGCGGCTGCGTGCTGGACACCGAGAAGAAGCTGTACGGGGCCAGGTTGGCCACCCCGTCCGCCGACACCGTGGACACCCACGCGATCGGTCGCGGCACCACCGACGCGGTCAGCACCTGGTACATGCGGCGTGGTGGCAGTTCGGCGGGATCGAAGAGTGTGCGCATGCGTTCATGTTGTCAGTGCCCGCGTTGTGGCCGCGAACTCACCCGGCGAGGTCGCCGGACGCACCCGCCGGAGTATCTGACACTCTTGAAGGCGTGAACCCGTCCACTGCTCAAGCCACCGCGGTCGTCGACGAACTGGTCCGCGGGGGAGTTCGCGAGGTCGTGCTCTGCCCGGGTTCGCGGAACGCGCCGCTGGCGTTCGCCCTGCAGGCCGCCGACCTCGAGGGGCGGCTGCGCCTGCACATGCGCATCGACGAGCGCACCGCGGGATTTCTCGCCCTCGGCCTCGCCGTGGCCGGCCGACGTCCGGTCCCGATCGTCATGACGTCCGGCACCGCCGTGGCCAATCTCGGTCCCGCCGTACTCGAGGCCAACTACGCCCGGGTGCCGCTCGTGGTGCTCAGCGCCAACCGCCCGTACGAGATGCTCGGCACCGGAGCCAACCAGACCATCGAGCAACTCGGACTGTTCGGCAGCCAGGTGCGCGCGACCATCAGCCTCGGTCTGGCCGAGGACGACGCCGGGCAGAACAGCCAGTGGCGTTCGGCTGTGTGCCGGGTCCTCGCTGCGGCCCGCGGCACCCGGTCGGGGAACGCCGGTCCGGTGCACTTCGACATCCCGCTGCGGGAACCGCTCGTTCCCGACGTCCACGCGCAGGGTCCCGTCCCGCAGGGACGACCGGGTGGCGCGGCGTGGACCACCACCCAGCACGCGACGCTCGACGTGCCGATGGACCTCGACATCGGCCCCGACACCATCGTCATCTCCGGGCACGGGTCCGCGTTGCGGCCCGAGCTCGCCGGACTTCCGACGGTCGCGGAGCCGACCGCGCCCCTGCACGGCATCCCGGTGCATCCGATGGCGCTGCCGCAGCTCAAGCCGCGGCAGGCCGTCATCACCGGACGCCCCACCCTCCACCGGTCCGTGTCGAAGGTCCTCGCCGATCCGTCGGTGGCCGTCTACGCGCTCACCACCGGCCCTCGGTGGCCCGACGTGTCCGGGAACGTGCTGGCCACCGGAACCCGCGCGGTGGTGACCGGTGAACCCGACCGGGCCTGGATCAACCGGTGCCGCACGCTGTCCGAACACACCGACAAGGCGGTCCGCGCCCAACTGGCCGCCCACCCGAAGGCGACGGGACTGCACGTCGCCGCCGCCGTGATGGACGCGCTGTCCGACGGTGACCAGTTGCTGCTCGGGGCGTCCAACCCCGTCCGCGATGCGGCGCTCGTGAGCTATCCGGTGCCGAAGATCCGGGTGCTGTCCAATCGGGGCGTCGCCGGCATCGACGGCAC
It includes:
- a CDS encoding flavin reductase family protein codes for the protein MRTLFDPAELPPRRMYQVLTASVVPRPIAWVSTVSADGVANLAPYSFFSVSSTQPPVVQFTSVTRKDSLRNIEATGEFVINLATEPLMSAVNASSATYDSHVDEFAALGIDTEPSERVRPVRVAGSPVAIECTLKQVIPVGDSFVVMGDVAAIAVRSEAVADDGLPDFETLAPLSRLGRNEWGLPPKVVLLDRPHRPEQPTVG
- the menD gene encoding 2-succinyl-5-enolpyruvyl-6-hydroxy-3-cyclohexene-1-carboxylic-acid synthase; its protein translation is MNPSTAQATAVVDELVRGGVREVVLCPGSRNAPLAFALQAADLEGRLRLHMRIDERTAGFLALGLAVAGRRPVPIVMTSGTAVANLGPAVLEANYARVPLVVLSANRPYEMLGTGANQTIEQLGLFGSQVRATISLGLAEDDAGQNSQWRSAVCRVLAAARGTRSGNAGPVHFDIPLREPLVPDVHAQGPVPQGRPGGAAWTTTQHATLDVPMDLDIGPDTIVISGHGSALRPELAGLPTVAEPTAPLHGIPVHPMALPQLKPRQAVITGRPTLHRSVSKVLADPSVAVYALTTGPRWPDVSGNVLATGTRAVVTGEPDRAWINRCRTLSEHTDKAVRAQLAAHPKATGLHVAAAVMDALSDGDQLLLGASNPVRDAALVSYPVPKIRVLSNRGVAGIDGTVSAAVGAALAYEEGRTVALLGDLTFLHDASGLLVGSGEPRPRDLTIVVANDDGGGIFELLEQGDPQYAGVFERVFGTPHGMDLAALCAAYRVEHHLVGLGELSTRLSTPDIPGDRGIRVLEVTTERSGLRELHAAVRAQL